The DNA window TTCAATTTCATAATTTCCTGTTTGTTTCAAATATTCCTTTTATCCTTCAGATCCTGAACTTTGTTCTTATAAAATCACAGGATTATGTTACAGGAAACTTTAAAAGGAAAAACAGCCCTTATTACGGGTGGAACTACAGGGATCGGCTTTGCTGCGGCGAGTTTATTCCTTAAGCACGGAGCACAGGTCGTTGTTGCGGCCAGAAGACAGGAACAGGGAGAAAAAGCACTGGAAGTTTTACAGCAAATCAGTGCTGAAGTACGCTTTATCAGTACCGACGTATCAGAAAGCCGGGAAATTCAATACCTTATCAATGAGACCGTAAAACAATTCGGAAAACTGGATATCGCATTCAACAATGCCGGGATTGAAGGAAGTTTTTCTACGATCGGTCAAACTCCTGAGGAAGAATATGACCGGGTGATGGGAATCAATACCAAGGGCGTATGGCTTGCCTGCAAATATGAAATAGAACAGTTTAAAAAGCAGGGAACCGGAGGATCCATCGTGAATACTTCTTCATGGCTGGCCAAGGGAGCAAATTCAGGATCAGGGGTTTATTCTGCAAGCAAAGCTGCATTAGACGGATTAACAAGGGCATTGGCTGTAGAAACTGCCGGGGA is part of the Chryseobacterium camelliae genome and encodes:
- a CDS encoding SDR family NAD(P)-dependent oxidoreductase translates to MLQETLKGKTALITGGTTGIGFAAASLFLKHGAQVVVAARRQEQGEKALEVLQQISAEVRFISTDVSESREIQYLINETVKQFGKLDIAFNNAGIEGSFSTIGQTPEEEYDRVMGINTKGVWLACKYEIEQFKKQGTGGSIVNTSSWLAKGANSGSGVYSASKAALDGLTRALAVETAGDGIRINNIRPGYIRTPMFDRFFPENAAEKEQAIEPFKKHAPIGRFATPDEVAELVLWLSSPAASFVTGENILIDGGLAIAGQR